In the genome of Muntiacus reevesi chromosome 5, mMunRee1.1, whole genome shotgun sequence, one region contains:
- the EIF2D gene encoding eukaryotic translation initiation factor 2D isoform X3, which produces MLPGLVVPPAGLPQVQKGDLCAVALVGNRAPVAVGVASMSTAEMLTSGLKGRGFSVLHTYQDHLWRSGDKSSPPSIAPLALDAPDLSEGKGCVKADTALEGDMRQLTLEEEEEEEEEVQRRCEKSPSEAMEDPGPEGLHVDPTDSKTLQEQMDELLQRCFLHALKCCVRKADLPLLTSTLLGSHMFSCCPEGRQLDIKKSSYKKLSKFLQHMQQEQIIQVQELSKGVESIVAVDWKHPRITSFVIPEPSLTSQTIQEGSRGQPYHPPDIKPLYCVPASMTLLFQESGHKKGSVLEGSEVRTVVINYAKKNNLVDADNKNLVNLDPILCDCILEKDEQHTVRKLPWDSLLSRCLERLQPAYQVTFPGQEPTVKKGRVCPIEITLAQRASNKKVTVVRNLEAYGLDPCSVAATLQLRCQASTTVTAAPGLKDSLQVQIQGNQIHHLGRLLLEEYRLPRKYIQGLEKAPKPGKKK; this is translated from the exons ATGCTGCCGGGACTGGTGGTGCCCCCTGCTGGCCTGCCTCAAGTACAGAAGGGCGACCTCTGTGCCGTAGCGTTGGTGGGGAACAG AGCCCCCGTTGCCGTCGGAGTCGCCTCGATGTCCACAGCTGAGATGCTGACCTCGGGTCTGAAGGGAAGGGGCTTCTCTGTGCTCCACACCTACCAGGACCACTTGTG GCGATCTGGAGACAAATCCAGTCCACCGTCCATTGCCCCGCTGGCCCTGGACGCCCCGGATCTCAGTGAAGGGAAGGGATGTGTCAAAGCCGACACCGCCCTGGAGGGCGACATGAGGCAGCtgaccctggaggaggaggaggaggaagaagaggaggtccAGCGGAGGTGTGAGAAGTCCCCATCAGAAGCCATGGAAGACCCCGGCCCTGAGGGCCTGCACGTGGACCCCACGGACAGCAAGACCCTTCAGG AGCAAATGGACGAGCTGCTGCAGAGATGCTTCTTGCATGCTTTGAAGTGCTGTGTCAGAAAGGCTGACCTCCCGTTGCTCACCAGCACTCTCCTGGGTAGCCACATGTTCTCCTGCTG CCCCGAAGGACGGCAACTGGACATAAAGAAGTCAAGCTACAAAAAG CTCTCTAAGTTCCTGCAGCACATGCAGCAGGAGCAGATTATACAGGTGCAGGAGCTGAGCAAAGGGGTGGAGAGCATTGTGGCCGTGGACTGGAAGCACCCGAG GATCACATCTTTCGTCATACCCGAGCCCTCCCTGACCTCCCAGACAATCCAGGAGGGTAGCAGGGGACAGCCCTATCACCCTCCAGATATAAAACCCCTCTACTGTGTCCCAGCCAGCATGACCCTGCTCTTCCAGGAGTCTGGCCACAA GAAAGGGAGTGTCCTGGAGGGCAGTGAAGTCCGAACAGTCGTCATCAACTACGCCAAGAAAAACAACCTGGTGGATGCAGACAACAAGAA TCTCGTGAACTTGGATCCCATCCTCTGTGACTGCATCTTAGAGAAGGATGAACAGCACACGGTCAGGAAGCTTCCATGGGACAGTCTCCTGAGCAG atgtttggaaagattgcAGCCTGCCTATCAAGTGACCTTTCCTGGACAAGAGCCCACTGTGAAGAAAGGCAGGGTCTGCCCAATTGAGATCACCCTAGCACAGAGAGCTTCCAAcaaaaag GTGACCGTGGTCCGGAACTTGGAGGCCTATGGCCTGGACCCGTGCTCGGTGGCTGCCACCCTCCAGCTGCGCTGCCAGGCTAGCACCACCGTCACTGCTGCCCCGGGGCTCAAGGACAGCCTGCAGGTTCAGATCCAGGGCAACCAGATCCACCACCTTGGCCGGCTTTTGCTGG